GATTCGTACCGGCGAATAGCAGTGCCTAAATCCGTGACGATGACGCCCTGTTTGATAAGCTCATCTGAGACCATTTCTTCAAAGGGTTGGCCATCGACTTCTATCAATCGCCCTGCAGCGTTATCGCTTTTCGTCAGCATCGAATTGAGTTGTTCTCGAACCTGATTATCCTGGCTGAGAGGTCGGCGAAGAGCGGTAAGCGCCGGTGGTTCCATCTCGGATAAGTTTAAACCGGAAACATCGGTCCGTCGCCAACCTTCATCCGATCGAGTGGGGAGCGGGGTTGATTGAAATAGGTTCCACGCTTCCTGTCGACGTGCGAAGGCCCACTCAGGTTCTTGGAGGCTTTGTGATGTCTGTTGCATCACGCTATGATCGAAGCTGTTATTGATATGATCATCCGGAACTTCTGTGATTATGGTTGGTAGTCCCTCAGCATTTATATTCATATTTAGCCCACCGATCCTTCCATCTCGAGTGCGATCAAGCGGTTTAGCTCCACTGCGTATTCCAGCGGAAGCTCTTTGGCGAACGGTTCGAAGAAACCGTTAATAATCATTGTGATTGCTTCCTGCTCAGTCATGCCGCGGCTTCGCAAGTAGAAGAGTTGCTCATCGCCTACTTTGCTGACTGTCGCTTCGTGCTCGACGCGAACGTCCCGCTCTTGTATGTCCATTGTTGGATAGGTGTCGGATATTGAATCCTCGTCCATCAACAGCGCATCGCATCGGACATTGCATTTGACCCCTACGCAGCCTTTATCGACCTTTACCAAGCCTCGATAACTGGCTCGTCCGCCGCCTTTGCTGATTGACTTTGAGACAACCGTTGAAGTCGTATGGGGCGCCGCATGGATGACCTTTGCGCCTGCATCCTGATGCTGACCAGCCGATCCGGCAAAGGCAACCGATAGGATGTCGCCTCGCGCTCCAGGGCCGACCATATAAACTGCCGGATACTTCATCGTCAGCTTAGAGCCAAGATTGCCGTCCACCCATTCAACGGTTGCATCTTTATGAGCAACTGCGCGTTTGGTGACTAAGTTGTAAACATTCTTTGACCAGTTTTGGATGGTGGTGTAGCGGATATGCGACCCCTCCATGGCGATTAGCTCGACGACCGCCGAGTGGAGTGAATCGGATGAGTAAACAGGGGCGGTGCACCCTTCGATATAATGAACCCTGCTGCCCTTGTCGGCGATAATCAGCGTACGCTCGAATTGGCCCATATTCTCGGCATTAATCCGGAAATATGCCTGCAAAGGAATATCGACATGAACCCCTTCGGGCACATAAATGAAGCTGCCTCCCGACCAAACGGCTGAATTGAGCGCTGCGAACTTATTGTCCATAATCGGAATAATTGTCGAAATATACTTCTTTACAATATCAGGATGTTCTCTTAGACCGGAATCCATGTCCATGAAGAGAACGCCCTTCTTTTCGAGGTCTTCACGAATGTTATGATAGACCACTTCCGATTCATATTGGGCGCTGACACCGGCTAAGAATTTGCGTTCCGCCTCAGGGATGCCCAACCTATCGAAGGTAACCTTGATATCATTCGGCACATCATCCCATGACCGGCTCATCTTTTCGGCAGGCCTTATGTAGTAGAAGATATTGTCGAAATCTATTTCACTCAGAAGCTGCGTATTGCCCCAGGTCGGCATTGGTTTGCGCAAGTAGACTTCGAGCGCTCGCAGGCGGAACTCGCGCATCCACTGCGGCTCATTCTTCATCTCTGAGATTGCCTCGACGAGCTGTTTTGTTAGTCCGCGTTCTGATTTGAAAACGTAATTCTCATCGGTATGAAAGCCGTACTGATATTCCTCATTAAGATCAGGTTTCGCAACTATCTTAGCCATTTTGAAGCGCCTCCTGCTCGACCTCTTTGACCAGCCAATCATAGCCTCTGTCTTCCAAGGTCAAGGCGAGTTCTTTGTCACCTGAGAGCACTATGCGGCCATCAACGAAAACGTGTACAAAGTCCGGTTTAATATAGTTCAATAGCCTTTGGTAGTGTGTGATCAACAAGATCGACTGATCGGGCGTCATCATGTTGTTCGCATTCTCTGCAACTATCCGAAGCGCGTCAATATCCAATCCAGAGTCCGTTTCGTCAAGGATTGCCAATACGGGTTTCATCAGTGACATTTGCATGGCTTCAAATCGCTTTTTCTCGCCGCCTGAGAAGCCGTCATTGACATATCTTGAAACAAAAGATTCATCGATTTGAAGGTCTTTCATCCGGGCACGAAGTTCCTGACGGAACTCTTTAGCGGGAATGTCATGACCTCGAAGAGCTTTAAGTGAGGTGCGCAGGAAGTTGACGATCGTCACCCCTGGGATAGCCGTTGGGTATTGGAAGGCGAGAAACATTCCGGCTTTCGCCCGTTCGTTGGGGTTGAGCGCAAACAGGTCTTGACCGTTGAAAAGAACGCTGCCACCGGTAACTTCGTAATTCGGGTGACCCATTAATGTGAACGCCAATGTACTCTTACCTGAACCGTTGGGTCCCATAATCGCA
This region of bacterium genomic DNA includes:
- the sufB gene encoding Fe-S cluster assembly protein SufB → MAKIVAKPDLNEEYQYGFHTDENYVFKSERGLTKQLVEAISEMKNEPQWMREFRLRALEVYLRKPMPTWGNTQLLSEIDFDNIFYYIRPAEKMSRSWDDVPNDIKVTFDRLGIPEAERKFLAGVSAQYESEVVYHNIREDLEKKGVLFMDMDSGLREHPDIVKKYISTIIPIMDNKFAALNSAVWSGGSFIYVPEGVHVDIPLQAYFRINAENMGQFERTLIIADKGSRVHYIEGCTAPVYSSDSLHSAVVELIAMEGSHIRYTTIQNWSKNVYNLVTKRAVAHKDATVEWVDGNLGSKLTMKYPAVYMVGPGARGDILSVAFAGSAGQHQDAGAKVIHAAPHTTSTVVSKSISKGGGRASYRGLVKVDKGCVGVKCNVRCDALLMDEDSISDTYPTMDIQERDVRVEHEATVSKVGDEQLFYLRSRGMTEQEAITMIINGFFEPFAKELPLEYAVELNRLIALEMEGSVG
- the sufC gene encoding Fe-S cluster assembly ATPase SufC, with amino-acid sequence MALETQPILEIKNLQASVEGKTILKDVNLTINRGEVHAIMGPNGSGKSTLAFTLMGHPNYEVTGGSVLFNGQDLFALNPNERAKAGMFLAFQYPTAIPGVTIVNFLRTSLKALRGHDIPAKEFRQELRARMKDLQIDESFVSRYVNDGFSGGEKKRFEAMQMSLMKPVLAILDETDSGLDIDALRIVAENANNMMTPDQSILLITHYQRLLNYIKPDFVHVFVDGRIVLSGDKELALTLEDRGYDWLVKEVEQEALQNG